In Lonchura striata isolate bLonStr1 chromosome 3, bLonStr1.mat, whole genome shotgun sequence, the sequence AACAGTCCAATAAATACTAGACGTAAACTGATATTTTAAAGGGCAAAGTATTTATATATAATCTACATCCATTTAAAATCTGGTTGGGTTTAGTTCAGAATGGattaaatacatttataaaacaataaaatgcaagctcttttcctcatctttttcACATATAGGCTTGGTAGAAAGTTGATAAATATGTGCTTTCTGTTAAAGCCATGACTGTTTAATTGGGTGTTCAATAAAACAAtgttaaatttatttctgagaGACCTACCAGACCTGACAGTACAGGAAGGGCAGTTTCTACAGTACCTGTGAATGGCTGCAAAAAGATCCTCAGTAGTCCTTGGTCTTGCTGGTGCTGCCACTCCGTCTGTCTCTTCCCCATAACTACTGCTTGGCAGGAATGAACTACTGGCTGTGTCTGATTCAAACACTTCCACTATGCAAAGAGAACGAATAACACAGTCAGTCTGTCATGCAAACCCCACGGGCACACAGTCCTGAAACCAGCCCTTGCTGCCTCCAAGGAGAAGCATCCGATGGGCTGAGTGCAGCGCTGTCATTATTGCAATTTCAGATCAACGCTTGCTTAGGGAACTGCAGTGCATGAAACACATGCCTGTGCCGGCTCAGGCATAACAGGtggaaaacagcaacaaaacaaaatttgtaACATTTCCACTAAAATGCAAAACCAGTATTAAAAAATTAACGGCTTTCATAGCATGCTTTAATACTAGCATagtaaaataaagcattttcctTCCATGTCTGCAACAATGAGAATTCAGAAAGGAATTGCATGAAATGTCATACAGCATTAATCTGATCCCAGCAACTTTCTTGTTTTAGATGTAACAATCACAAGAGGTTCTGCCCTCTACAGAATGCCATCTCAATGCTAGGATTGCTATTCTCACTCCCCATCTTCTTCAAAATAGCTACTGCTGCATCTGAATTAGTCAGAGAAAAGAGACTTACCACTTTCGTTCTCTTGAGATAGGTGCCCGTCAGTATTACTGCCACCGTCTTGGCTGCTGCCTGAACTGCTTCCTTCATCAAAAGCAgactgctcctcctgcctgggtTCTTCTTGAACTGGTGATGCAGCAGGCTGTACCACAAAGGCATTCGCTCCCACTGTCTCAGAGAAGGTgaatccagcagctcctccctcagGAACCAGGCTGCCAGAGTCCATCTCGCTAGAACCGAGTCCATCTGTAAGACAATTTCTCGTCTCCTCAGAGTGTGCAAGCACAGCGTCTCTCTTAGTTGGGCTTCCGGCAGTATCACTCACTTCAGCTGCTTTCTCCACTGTAAGGTCTAACTGTGGAGGTGGTACCAGAAGGAACAGTTTGGGTTTCTTTGAAATAGGAGGTGGTTTTTTGCTTGGCAATACAACCTGAGTCTTGTCAGGAGATGCTGGTGACCTCTGAAGTGACATCCCAGAAGGAAGGTCTTCACTTTGCACTGAGGACTCAGGTGTATCATCAGTGGCTGACCCCAGAGCATCAGCTTCAGAAGATTTCTTTAGACCTACTGCACTCACAGGCTTTTGATTACTGTCAAGCACAGGTGTGTTCTCAGAAGGAATGAGAGAACCCCGAGACAGTGATGCAGTTTgaactgcatttttaaatgagGTGCCTTGAGTTTTCATTTCCTCATCGCCTAAGCTGGTACTGAGTTTCAGTGAGAGAGATGGCTTTAGCAAAGACTGTGATGATGAATTTGCAGTACCCTTTTCCTGAGAGGTGGTTTCAGAAGCAGATTCAGTTGATGATTCACCTTCTGTCGATTTTTTCACAGACCTCAACTGCACCATTTGCAGTGCTTTGGTGGTTACTAATGGCATCACAGGTCTTGATGAATCTTGCTTGTTGAGTGGCTGTTTCACTGGACTGTAGCAAGAATCCTCCTGGTTGCGTTTCTTAAAAGAATACTGTGGGTACATTGCTGCACCTTTTGTTATTTTGGGATCAAGaggtggtgctggtggtgggACAGCCAAGGggcaagaaggaggaggaggaacaggggAAGAGAACGAACTGATGGAGGCTTCTTGTGGGAACCATGAGACAGTCTGGGCAAAGGTAGAACTTACACTGGCTTCCGGCGGAGGAGGGGGGAACGTGGGAGAGGTTGACAATGGTGACAGATCCATTACttctgctggaggaggaggaggaggaggagaaagctCAGGGCAATGCTGAGATGTTGGAAGAGGAGGTGGTGGAGGAGGTGCACCAGAATCCACAGGAGGGCTCAGGGTAGGGTCCAGTTTCTTCACACTCACACTCCCTTCAGCAGATGTATTTGAAGAAAGTGAAGTGGATGACGAAGACATGGAAACTGAAGACAGAAGAGAGGATTTCCTTTCAGGCACTTTAGGCTTCAGCTTGGATTTCCCATTTCCTGATGATGCAGACTTTACAAGTACAGGCACTGGAGTAAGCGCAGTGGGTGTATTGGACTGGCTGGAGTACCCACTCGATGGTGATGTGACTCGGTGGGACTTCTCTGGAGAAGCACTCTTTGGTTTGGCCAGTCCACTGGGCACTTGTGGCACAGAGGCCCTTGAGCCATCACTGAAGTGGCTGATGCTATAATCGCTGAGAGCAGATGAAGTACTGGCAGAATGGGTCACTGGAGATTTCACTTGGTCATCTGCCACTGCAGCATAGTCGCTGTAGTAACCCCACTGGTCAGCATACTCTGACTTTATGCTACTTGTTTCACTCTGGGAGGGAGTGACTGTGCAGATGGAGTACAGGTTTGGAGCAGTGGTGGACATCATGCTGCTGCTTGCACTGACCGAGCTTTGGCTGCGGGAGCGCAACACCCAGGGATCCTCATAATCACTGCAAGGGCTCTGGGAAGGGGAGCTGCCATTTTTGCACTTGAgattcagctgcaaagaatGCTGGAGAGTGGCAATGAGGGTTTCATCAAGTATCTGTCCATTGGATTGGGCTTTTTTCTTAGGCATCCTTCTGAGTGAGTCTGTTCTGGATGGTGGCAAAGGTGGCTTCTTTGCCTTTTTAAGTGAGATGTTTCTTGCAAGGGATTTTTCACCTTGGCCTGAGTGGTCATCCTGAtgtttcttctcctttccttcaaAGACATTTATCACACTGTCTCTGGGGTTCTCAAAACCATTAGTACTGTTGCATGGCATGTCTGCATTCAGTCTGGAGTCCATATGCATGGAGCCATAATAGCCATCCTGGTCCACAGAATACAGGGAAGTAGAATCATCCCTGACTGATGTCCTCTCCAGGCTACTGCTGCTCAGGTTGCTACCGGGCGTGGCACAGCCTGGTGTTGTACAAGCCACCTTGCGTGAAGGGGTCTCAGTGTTTTCTGAAGACTTGTACAACCaatgctctgtgctgctcactGGTGCCGGTGCTCGCTCCCCAGAATAGCTGGATTCACTTCGACCATCACTGTCCTGAGAAGGGCTTGCTAAAGCAGCAGGGTTCCTACAGCTGTAGCTCATGCTCTGAGACGCAGcctctgcattcccaggagTGTTTAGAGAGACAGCAGAGTCACCAAGAGAAAGCATCATGACAGTGTTAGATGGGATGGTATCTGAAGTCTGTGAGTGACGAGTGGAGCTACTCTCACTCCAGTTACCACTTGAAGAATGGTGATCTTCCTTCCCACTTgctgcactgctggcagcaggattGTCTCTTGGATTTGGAAAGGCAGTGGAGCTGGAAATTTTACTATCCAATGATCCAACACTCTGGGCAGCATGAATAAGGATAACTTCCGAGGAGGATGACAGTGTTGCATTGGGTATGATGCTTGTTGAGTAAGTGGCATGAGGAGACACCACACATGCTGGGCTTGAGGACTTCTCACTATCACAGCTTCTCACCTCTTGGGACTTCGGCCTTGACAGGGTCCCCATCATGGGATTATTCCTCAGATGCACAACACTATCATCCACTTGCAATTTACTTATCTGGTGGGGTAAAGTGCCAGCAATGTCTTCTGTCTGCCTTGACATCATGCTCTGTGTCTGATCTAGGGACTGGAGAGACACTCTCGCACCAACCCGAGGCAAGCTGTGGAAACCTATGTCGTTATTTTGGCGAGAAGCAAATATAACTGCAGCAGAATCACTCATCACTGACATGTTTCCAGATGAGCTGGAGAACTGAGACATTTGTGCTGCAATTCCTTGTCCTTTCTGTGCTCGTATTCTTCTCATTGAAGGGGGCACAACTTTAACTTCCTCCGTCTGGCAGCTGGTGTCCTTGGTTTCAGAGCGCTGCACAGCAGAGCGATAGCTGTCCAGCCTCCCTAGTGTCGAACAGTGATCTGGGACATACATCGAATGCCCTCGGAAATCACTTTGGCCAGTACCAACTGCTGgagtcaaaataaaataattatttcttgaCGCGTAAATTCACATTTATCTTCtcactcattaaaaaaaaaaaaaacagtaaccCAGCAAACTGCTTGATCCCCATGCTCCTGCAGGTTATGCCTTCTGAAGAAGAATCTGCAACAATGGATTTTGCAGAGGCATCAtctgttttctgcatttctcttccctttttctttattacCAGGAACCTTCTGCTTACAGAATCGTCTGCGTTCCTGCCGCACATTCGACACGTGAAATCCTCTGTTTATGACATGGTAATAATTTCCATAGTAATCAGTCGTGTCAGAAAGCAAGTAGTACTGTTTGACTTCCAGTAGGCAACGCAGCAGGAACAGACAAAAGCCTGAGAAACGTGAAGTGTCTTCCCATGCTAATGTCTCATGCAATAAAGAAAAGGGGAAGGAAATCTGGAGACTAATATGAATAAATGGATCTACTTTTTATAGGCATTACACTTCAGAAAACAGTATTTCAGAGACACAGATAGCTCTCAAAGTCCTGCAGTTTGTCTGAAAGAATGCTAACACATGGAAACATGCATTGTTTTACCACAAGTAATACATATGCTGCAACAGCATTCATATAAGGATTATCCAACACTGCAAAGAAAACCATTAGAGAATGTTTCGCCATACAACTGCTTTCTATTTGTCATAAAGGAAAAACACTATGAACTGGGGGAAAGAAACAGCTGGTATTGATGGTTGTCTCATCCTCAGCAccatcaggaaataaaaaaataaccactTCTTCTACAAGAAGGAATAATCATGTATTGACATAACTTCCCCCACCCCCAACTTGGAAGACAATGGAAAATTAGTTTTAGTTCAATTTATAGCTATCACTGGGTCATTGGAAAGGATTTTAGGGCTCTTTTAAACTTACAATTATATTGGTAGCCACCTTTTAAAATCACAAACCAGAGGACTGCTTTGAAATTAGTCTGTGTAAAGCTGTTGCTTTTGAGTTCAGCTGCACTGCTGTATAAATAGCAAGAGAGAGGCAGGCAtgctgctggagatgctggTAAGGATGCTACACATATGTCACTGTGGGGGAGAACTCGTTATTTCAAGTCTCTGCCTTAGTGAGTATCAGGAGCAATAAAGTAGCATGCCTGAAAGGAATGTTCTCCTTTCATATTTACTGTATGAAACTGTATTGGGAGGATAGGTATTCTTATCATGCAGCTTTAAAAACACCACTTAAAGGACATTTAATCATCCTCATTCTAGGCAGGCAAAAGAGGCATTTAGGGTAAGGAAAAGAGGGCTCTGAAAAGACTACAGTTAAAGCAGCACACACAAAAAGGATCGTTTACTTCTTTTCCTCAGGCATGTAAGTAGTCTTTCAGCAGCTTGAAGCCTAGTTAGCTTGCTTTGTGTAAATTCTCTTGCTCTCATAAAAATGCAGCCTCTTTCTGCTTCTGGTAGAGCTTTGCTGCAAAGCTAGATACTCAGATGCTGGCAAATGTCTTGGATAATCTAATACAAAATACTGTCAGAACAGATGGACTACTGCAGCCAACCAAGAGAGGGATTTGCATATTCCGTATACAGTTATTAAGAACTGtacagtaagaaaaataatcatCCTTTCCaggtatatttttttctatggaATCAGTGCACCCCTTTGGTtaagacagagaaaaacatcaaaGTAGACATTACAAATGTTTCTGGAACCATGACATCACCGATTTTAACTGTTGGTCAATTAAACATATCTGGTAACTAAAATCTTCATGCCAAGACATGTAAATAACCAAAGAGATggggtatttttcttcttctgacactgtgaaacacacacacacacacacacacacaaacacacatgcAGACAAGACAAAAGGATTGTGCTGGTGGAGAATGAAGCTGTCAGCACTACAGCAAGTATCTAATACTGTCACCCACTGACTTGTAGCTGAGAGCATCTGTATGTGGTATGTCTGTACTGTATTCATAGAGAAAGCTAAATGCACCCCCTTTCACAAGTAGTATAATGCAGATGGGTGTTTTATGTCTGTTCAAAATGTTACTGCTAGAGAAGGTAAATGGCAAAGTGAACCAATGCTGGACTTGCTAACCTCACCTTCTCCTTCCAAAACAAGGAAAGTTAGATTCATTAATTGGGACATTCTGTCCATGGTACATGTACAGTGAtgtctgtaaaataaaattaatggcACTGAATATAAAGGCCACTGAATAAAGGAGGACACTGATGGCTATACCAAAATGCCTGGTGCAGCAGTTCCTGCCCCTTCTCTTGGCACAGACCCCAAAAgagcctgggcactgctggctgccccagccagaGCAGAACACTAACAAAAGGGCAGCATAACAACCCGCTGCAGGATGCTGCTGAGAACAGTGTTTACCTTGGGTTTGTCACCAGAATAGATGTCATTTATGGTCCAGCCTAATATGCTCTGGGAAACTGCATAAATTGACACAACAGCAACAAATGTTCACAACCTCAATACTGCAGGGAAGCCCATCAGGACAAGTCTTTGCACTGGTGTGGGGCCTCTTCTAGTTAGAATGATTCAGAGCCCAAATAAACACAGGATTATGGAGGGCAAGACAGCCCAGCTTCAGACAGATAAACTACACGGCTACATCCTTCAATCCTTCTATGGGATATGGTCAGGGAAGGAATTTTGCATTGTTGTTACTATTACAGGAACACAACTTTGAGGTTTtaagaaaatttgttttagaaatgcagagtttatttttttttcttttttagaattCTGAAACTCTATCAGCAAAGCTGTGAGGATTTACTCTTTTTATAGTTCTGTTTTCTGAAGAGGGACAACAGAAATCTGTAGGGAAAATGGTTCAAAAAACCAACCAGAGGCACATTTAAGACTCAGGTATACTGGTAAAATGCTGAGGTGTTTATGATTTTGGTGAAATTCAGAGGATGGTTGCGAGGAGTATTTTACTTGCCATTTACAAATGCACTGTAAAACTCTCATTCACCTCTAGAGTAATACTGGAAATTAAGGATTTTCAAATCCCCTTAAAATCTTTTTTGGACTGCAGCTAGAAGCTAATCCCATTCTAAGGGACAGCTCAAACCTTTGACTAATACACTGATAATGCTAGATTGTCAGAAAACACCTACTTAAATAAATAGCAGTCAGAAGATAGAAGATATCTGCAACACCAAAATCCTTGAACAGAATCAGATCTTTTAAAGAATACCATCCATATGTCAATCTAGTTGCAGGGAAAACGTGTGAGCAGACTGCAGCAAAAAATGCTGCAGAACCAGACATCAGGTTACAGATGTTGAACATTATGAAGTCAGAAGTAGCTGCAAACTGGGTGCATGATAAATATGGCTGAAAGTAGCAATTGTCCTGTCTGCCTTTTGCATTATCCTGtgtccagcagcactgcagtcaGTGCCATGTCCACCACAGGAGACCTGTATCTatgctctttttcttcttcattacCCTGCTATGCTGCAAATTTCTCTTATGGCAAATGCTCTTCACTAATGTGCATGTTCAGTGCAGGTTCCAGCAGCTAGTAAAGTACACCCACTCTGTGGACTCCAGTAGTCACTAGTGTTGCTCATTAGAGAGGACAGGGATTAAGAATGACAAATCTGGCAAAACTGATGGGAAAGAAAGTGTGTCTGTATATAATCCCTGGGGTCTAGCTACTAGCAGCCCTGCTGTGACTCCAGCTGATCtggtggcaccagcagctccttgcagagAATCACATGAAAGGTCCTCTGCATTGAAATGAGCATGGAAAACTGAGGGTTTGTAAAGATAAACAGTGTGTGTGTTGGTGTCACAAAGCAGATGCCTGTTTCAACGAGAACAAAGAAGTAGTCTCTCTTACCTTCTGACTAAAC encodes:
- the NHSL1 gene encoding NHS-like protein 1 isoform X5 gives rise to the protein MIAYVHCLPADPMVGCLGRSKWQPSCNHEEEEEELIPLYSSKMGNAHTRLPGRLKKKFLSKDDNSFWPTVSNLDEESRWTVHYTAPWHQQENVFLPSSRPACVEDLHRQAKLNLKSVLRECDKLRRDGYRSSQYYSQGPTFSSSSSAICGSYQDDYEEIEQKCPVSPHEEEKLITIKRPKSPATNELSDINTQTNWTKSLPLPTPEEKMRQQAQAVQTDVVPINVTGENFDRQASIRRSLIYTDTVVRRPKKVKRRKTITGIPDNIQKELAVGTGQSDFRGHSMYVPDHCSTLGRLDSYRSAVQRSETKDTSCQTEEVKVVPPSMRRIRAQKGQGIAAQMSQFSSSSGNMSVMSDSAAVIFASRQNNDIGFHSLPRVGARVSLQSLDQTQSMMSRQTEDIAGTLPHQISKLQVDDSVVHLRNNPMMGTLSRPKSQEVRSCDSEKSSSPACVVSPHATYSTSIIPNATLSSSSEVILIHAAQSVGSLDSKISSSTAFPNPRDNPAASSAASGKEDHHSSSGNWSESSSTRHSQTSDTIPSNTVMMLSLGDSAVSLNTPGNAEAASQSMSYSCRNPAALASPSQDSDGRSESSYSGERAPAPVSSTEHWLYKSSENTETPSRKVACTTPGCATPGSNLSSSSLERTSVRDDSTSLYSVDQDGYYGSMHMDSRLNADMPCNSTNGFENPRDSVINVFEGKEKKHQDDHSGQGEKSLARNISLKKAKKPPLPPSRTDSLRRMPKKKAQSNGQILDETLIATLQHSLQLNLKCKNGSSPSQSPCSDYEDPWVLRSRSQSSVSASSSMMSTTAPNLYSICTVTPSQSETSSIKSEYADQWGYYSDYAAVADDQVKSPVTHSASTSSALSDYSISHFSDGSRASVPQVPSGLAKPKSASPEKSHRVTSPSSGYSSQSNTPTALTPVPVLVKSASSGNGKSKLKPKVPERKSSLLSSVSMSSSSTSLSSNTSAEGSVSVKKLDPTLSPPVDSGAPPPPPPLPTSQHCPELSPPPPPPPAEVMDLSPLSTSPTFPPPPPEASVSSTFAQTVSWFPQEASISSFSSPVPPPPSCPLAVPPPAPPLDPKITKGAAMYPQYSFKKRNQEDSCYSPVKQPLNKQDSSRPVMPLVTTKALQMVQLRSVKKSTEGESSTESASETTSQEKGTANSSSQSLLKPSLSLKLSTSLGDEEMKTQGTSFKNAVQTASLSRGSLIPSENTPVLDSNQKPVSAVGLKKSSEADALGSATDDTPESSVQSEDLPSGMSLQRSPASPDKTQVVLPSKKPPPISKKPKLFLLVPPPQLDLTVEKAAEVSDTAGSPTKRDAVLAHSEETRNCLTDGLGSSEMDSGSLVPEGGAAGFTFSETVGANAFVVQPAASPVQEEPRQEEQSAFDEGSSSGSSQDGGSNTDGHLSQENESVEVFESDTASSSFLPSSSYGEETDGVAAPARPRTTEDLFAAIHRSKRKVLGRKDSEEDRTRNHSPSPPVTPTGASPNLATLKQAGSIQRSVRKSSTSNDNFKALLLKKGSRCDTSSRMSAAEMLKNTDPRFHRTKTDAPPDLPDSPASCSPSKSKRAQEEWAKSEGLMPRSMSFSGTRYGRSRTPPSAASSKYNVRNRIQSSPMTVISEGDGEVVEQSEGRVRRTLEEQQEGQLDMFNSDEMDMNDFPYAEEADCKETLDPAHVDLMTQPGASRKYLNSSAEES
- the NHSL1 gene encoding NHS-like protein 1 isoform X9 translates to MMDAEYSESNAVSNLDEESRWTVHYTAPWHQQENVFLPSSRPACVEDLHRQAKLNLKSVLRECDKLRRDGYRSSQYYSQGPTFSSSSSAICGSYQDDYEEIEQKCPVSPHEEEKLITIKRPKSPATNELSDINTQTNWTKSLPLPTPEEKMRQQAQAVQTDVVPINVTGENFDRQASIRRSLIYTDTVVRRPKKVKRRKTITGIPDNIQKELAVGTGQSDFRGHSMYVPDHCSTLGRLDSYRSAVQRSETKDTSCQTEEVKVVPPSMRRIRAQKGQGIAAQMSQFSSSSGNMSVMSDSAAVIFASRQNNDIGFHSLPRVGARVSLQSLDQTQSMMSRQTEDIAGTLPHQISKLQVDDSVVHLRNNPMMGTLSRPKSQEVRSCDSEKSSSPACVVSPHATYSTSIIPNATLSSSSEVILIHAAQSVGSLDSKISSSTAFPNPRDNPAASSAASGKEDHHSSSGNWSESSSTRHSQTSDTIPSNTVMMLSLGDSAVSLNTPGNAEAASQSMSYSCRNPAALASPSQDSDGRSESSYSGERAPAPVSSTEHWLYKSSENTETPSRKVACTTPGCATPGSNLSSSSLERTSVRDDSTSLYSVDQDGYYGSMHMDSRLNADMPCNSTNGFENPRDSVINVFEGKEKKHQDDHSGQGEKSLARNISLKKAKKPPLPPSRTDSLRRMPKKKAQSNGQILDETLIATLQHSLQLNLKCKNGSSPSQSPCSDYEDPWVLRSRSQSSVSASSSMMSTTAPNLYSICTVTPSQSETSSIKSEYADQWGYYSDYAAVADDQVKSPVTHSASTSSALSDYSISHFSDGSRASVPQVPSGLAKPKSASPEKSHRVTSPSSGYSSQSNTPTALTPVPVLVKSASSGNGKSKLKPKVPERKSSLLSSVSMSSSSTSLSSNTSAEGSVSVKKLDPTLSPPVDSGAPPPPPPLPTSQHCPELSPPPPPPPAEVMDLSPLSTSPTFPPPPPEASVSSTFAQTVSWFPQEASISSFSSPVPPPPSCPLAVPPPAPPLDPKITKGAAMYPQYSFKKRNQEDSCYSPVKQPLNKQDSSRPVMPLVTTKALQMVQLRSVKKSTEGESSTESASETTSQEKGTANSSSQSLLKPSLSLKLSTSLGDEEMKTQGTSFKNAVQTASLSRGSLIPSENTPVLDSNQKPVSAVGLKKSSEADALGSATDDTPESSVQSEDLPSGMSLQRSPASPDKTQVVLPSKKPPPISKKPKLFLLVPPPQLDLTVEKAAEVSDTAGSPTKRDAVLAHSEETRNCLTDGLGSSEMDSGSLVPEGGAAGFTFSETVGANAFVVQPAASPVQEEPRQEEQSAFDEGSSSGSSQDGGSNTDGHLSQENESVEVFESDTASSSFLPSSSYGEETDGVAAPARPRTTEDLFAAIHRSKRKVLGRKDSEEDRTRNHSPSPPVTPTGASPNLATLKQAGSIQRSVRKSSTSNDNFKALLLKKGSRCDTSSRMSAAEMLKNTDPRFHRTKTDAPPDLPDSPASCSPSKSKRAQEEWAKSEGLMPRSMSFSGTRYGRSRTPPSAASSKYNVRNRIQSSPMTVISEGDGEVVEQSEGRVRRTLEEQQEGQLDMFNSDEMDMNDFPYAEEADCKETLDPAHVDLMTQPGASRKYLNSSAEES